Proteins co-encoded in one Salvia splendens isolate huo1 chromosome 4, SspV2, whole genome shotgun sequence genomic window:
- the LOC121800684 gene encoding stress-response A/B barrel domain-containing protein UP3-like, with translation MLRSLNDLATLDFVLHISAGPVAPCRSTVLTFTHLLHSRYRSKSGLASYINDLVHVSVVTDYAKPIVDEVMAVYWVADDFTGVVVVPPGASLRLTVVKLGEEVVGKGKILGIVRGMNGKFDSIEQLTVGENFSPGMSKGFSIASIAIINCVGCELD, from the coding sequence atGCTCCGCAGCCTCAACGACCTCGCAACCCTTGATTTCGTCCTCCACATCTCCGCCGGCCCCGTCGCCCCCTGCCGTTCCACCGTCCTCACCTTCACGCACCTCCTCCACTCGCGCTATAGATCCAAATCAGGTCTGGCGTCCTACATCAACGACCTCGTCCACGTCAGCGTCGTCACCGATTACGCCAAGCCAATCGTCGACGAAGTCATGGCCGTCTATTGGGTGGCGGACGACTTCACCGGGGTGGTGGTGGTCCCTCCGGGGGCGTCGCTGCGGCTGACGGTGGTGAAGCTGGGGGAGGAGGTGGTCGGGAAGGGGAAGATTTTGGGGATTGTGAGGGGGATGAATGGGAAATTCGATTCGATTGAGCAACTTACGGTTGGGGAGAATTTCTCCCCCGGGATGAGCAAGGGCTTCTCGATCGCGTCGATTGCGATTATCAATTGTGTTGGATGTGAGCTGGATTGA